A single genomic interval of Oryza sativa Japonica Group chromosome 7, ASM3414082v1 harbors:
- the LOC107275881 gene encoding L-type lectin-domain containing receptor kinase SIT2-like, producing the protein MSFLPLILFFFLGLNLASITNGDDNHQFVYNGFTSANNLSLDGVAMVTPDGLVELTNDGIRVKGHAFYPSPLHFRETPNGTVQSFSVSFVFGIVPTFSDLNSGHGITFVIAPSKNFSDAIAAQYFGLFNSETNGNDRGHIFAIELDTVKNTEFGDMNDNHVGIDINNLTSLQSYPAGYYEESGRFKNLTLASMEAIQVWVDYDREATRINVTMAPLAMAKPVRPLLSATYNLSGLLMERSYIGFSSSTGATSARHYLLGWSFSMNGGTALAIDIAKLPKLPRVGPKSDPSNLLQIILPVATAAFLVAVGATVFLLVRRRMRYTELREDWEIDFGPHRFAYKDLFHATEGFQNKNLLGTGGAGRVYKGMLLGSKQEIAVKKIPQNSKESMKQFVAEIVSIGCLDHRNLVHLLGYSRRKGELILVYEYMSNGSLEKYLYGQDGRCTLDWGQRFHIIKGIASGLLYLHEEWEKVVIHRDVKPSNILLDNKMNAKIGDFGLSRLHDHGANPQTTHVVGTIGYLAPEIALTGKVTPLADVFSFGILALEITCGQKPMKQNAQGIQQTLVGWVLECWKKGSVVDAVDANLQADYDNAEAGLVLKLGLLCSHPSEHSRPNMRQVTQYLNGDMPLPETISNPGFGLFHLMQERESPTCTPCHIHH; encoded by the coding sequence ATGTCCTTTCTGCCACtgatcctcttcttcttccttggcCTTAACCTAGCATCCATCACCAACGGTGACGACAACCACCAGTTCGTCTACAATGGCTTCACTAGTGCTAATAACCTCTCCCTTGACGGCGTCGCCATGGTGACTCCTGATGGCCTCGTCGAGCTCACCAACGATGGAATCCGGGTGAAAGGCCATGCTTTCTACCCGTCTCCTCTGCACTTCCGCGAGACTCCTAATGGCACGGTGCAATCTTTCTCTGTCTCCTTCGTGTTCGGCATCGTCCCTACCTTCTCTGACCTGAACAGTGGCCATGGCATCACCTTCGTCATTGCACCAAGCAAGAATTTCTCAGATGCTATCGCGGCACAATACTTTGGGCTCTTCAATAGTGAGACCAATGGCAATGATAGAGGCCACATCTTTGCAATTGAGCTCGACACCGTTAAGAACACAGAGTTTGGGGACATGAATGATAATCATGTTGGGATCGATATCAATAATCTCACCTCTTTGCAATCCTACCCTGCTGGATACTATGAAGAGAGTGGAAGGTTCAAAAACCTGACCCTTGCATCCATGGAGGCTATACAAGTGTGGGTTGATTATGACAGAGAAGCTACTCGGATCAACGTGACCATGGCTCCTCTTGCCATGGCCAAACCTGTGAGGCCATTGTTGTCTGCGACCTACAACCTCTCAGGATTGCTCATGGAGCGTTCATACATCGGCTTCTCTTCCTCGACAGGCGCAACTAGTGCACGACACTACCTTCTTGGCTGGAGCTTCAGCATGAATGGAGGAACTGCGCTGGCCATCGACATTGCCAAGCTGCCAAAGCTACCTCGTGTTGGTCCTAAGTCTGATCCATCCAATCTGTTGCAAATCATATTGCCAGTGGCAACCGCAGCATTCCTCGTGGCTGTGGGTGCTACTGTTTTTCTCCTTGTGCGAAGGCGTATGAGGTACACTGAGTTGCGAGAAGATTGGGAGATCGATTTTGGGCCACACCGGTTCGCATATAAGGATTTGTTCCATGCCACGGAAGGGTTCCAGAACAAGAATTTGCTAGGCACAGGAGGTGCTGGGAGGGTATACAAGGGGATGCTTCTAGGGTCCAAACAAGAGATCGCAGTGAAAAAGATACCACAAAATTCGAAGGAAAGCATGAAACAGTTTGTAGCGGAGATTGTTAGCATAGGCTGCCTTGACCACCGCAATCTTGTTCACCTCCTCGGTTATTCCCGACGTAAAGGTGAATTGATTTTAGTGTACGAGTATATGTCAAATGGAAGCTTGGAAAAGTACTTGTATGGTCAAGATGGTAGGTGCACTTTGGATTGGGGTCAAAGGTTTCACATCATCAAAGGAATCGCGTCTGGGCTGCTTTACCTCCATGAAGAATGGGAGAAAGTAGTGATTCATCGAGATGTGAAGCCAAGCAACATACTCCTCGACAACAAGATGAATGCAAAGATAGGTGACTTTGGCCTCTCAAGGTTGCACGATCATGGAGCCAATCCACAAACTACACACGTTGTTGGCACCATAGGGTACTTAGCTCCAGAAATAGCATTGACCGGCAAGGTGACTCCACTCGCCGACGTATTTTCCTTCGGCATATTAGCCCTAGAGATTACATGTGGGCAGAAACCTATGAAGCAAAATGCACAAGGCATCCAACAAACGTTGGTTGGTTGGGTGCTAGAATGTTGGAAAAAAGGATCAGTTGTTGATGCAGTTGATGCCAACCTCCAAGCTGACTATGATAATGCTGAAGCAGGTTTAGTGCTAAAATTAGGATTGCTATGCTCACATCCATCTGAACACTCAAGACCGAATATGAGACAAGTGACGCAGTATCTCAATGGTGACATGCCACTACCAGAAACTATTTCAAACCCAGGATTTGGCTTGTTTCACTTGATGCAGGAGAGAGAGTCTCCAACCTGTACGCCATGTCATATTCATCACTAG
- the LOC4342322 gene encoding L-type lectin-domain containing receptor kinase SIT2-like, whose product MSFMLLLLLLLSLILNLASPTTAASGDGNGDQFIYSGFHGSNLTVDGAASITPDGLLQLTDGAAYLKGHAFHPSPVRLRRDVSTSTTTTTVRSFSVTFVFGIVSVYPDFSAHGMAFVVSPTTNLSSSLPAKYLGLTNVQNDGNASNHMLAVELDTIQSVEFRDINANHVGVDINGLQSVRAYNAGYYDDVSGEFRSLKLISRQAMQVWVDYHGGEKKQLDVTMAPLRMARPVKPLLSVTHDLSTVLADVVYLGFSAATGRVNSRHCVLGWSLGINGPAPAIDIDKLPKLPRAEPKPRSRVLEIVLPIVTATIVLVVGGAIVMVVRRRSRYAELREDWEVEFGPHRFSYKELFRATDGFADKHLLGSGGFGKVYRGVLPKSKLEVAVKKVSHESRQGMKEFVAEIVSIGRIRHRNLVQLLGYCRRKGELLLVYAYIPNGSLDKYLYSEEDKPILSWAQRFRIIKGIASGLLYLHERWEKVVVHRDIKAGNILLDKDMNGQLGDFGLARLYDHGTDSQTTHVVGTMGYLAPELIRTGKASPLTDVFAFGVFLLEVTCGQKPIKEKNPQGSHIALVDWVLEHWRDGSLMDTVDGRLHGEYDAGEAALVLKLGLLCSHPFAAARPGMGQVTCCLAGEAPLPELTPADMGFDVLAMMQDKGFDTSVVSYPDLMTSFGTISSLSGGR is encoded by the coding sequence ATGTCTTtcatgcttcttcttcttctcctgcTCTCCCTCATCCTCAACCTTGCATCCCCGACCACCGCCGCttccggcgacggcaacggcgaccaGTTCATCTACTCCGGCTTCCATGGCTCCAACCTCaccgtcgacggcgccgcctcCATCACACCGGACGGCCTCCTCCAGCTAACCGACGGCGCAGCCTACCTCAAAGGCCACGCGTTCCACCCATCTCCGGTGCGCCTCCGCCGCGACGTCTCCACgtccacgacgacgaccaccgtccGCTCCTTCTCCGTCACCTTCGTCTTCGGCATCGTCTCCGTCTACCCCGACTTCAGCGCCCATGGCATGGCCTTCGTCGTCTCCCCGACAAccaacctctcctcctccttgccgGCCAAGTACCTCGGCCTCACCAACGTCCAGAACGACGGCAACGCCAGCAACCACAtgctcgccgtcgagctcgacaCCATCCAGAGCGTCGAGTTCAGGGACATCAACGCCAACCACGTCGGCGTCGACATCAACGGCCTCCAGTCCGTCCGCGCCTACAACGCCGGCTACTACGACGACGTCTCCGGCGAGTTCAGGAGCTTGAAGCTGATCAGCCGCCAGGCGATGCAGGTCTGGGTGGACTACCATGGCGGCGAGAAGAAGCAGCTCGACGTCACCATGGCTCCTCTCAGAATGGCCAGGCCTGTCAAGCCGCTGCTCTCGGTCACCCACGACCTCTCCACGGTGCTCGCCGACGTCGTCTACCTCGGCTtctcggcggcgaccggccgcgTGAATTCGCGCCACTGCGTTCTTGGCTGGAGCTTGGGGATCAACGGACCAGCTCCCGCCATTGACATCGACAAGCTGCCCAAGCTTCCTCGTGCTGAACCCAAGCCAAGATCCAGGGTCCTTGAAATTGTTCTACCAATTGTCACTGCAACGATTGTGCTGGTTGTGGGTGGCGCCATTGTTATGGTGGTGAGGAGGAGATCGAGGTACGCCGAGCTACGGGAAGATTGGGAGGTTGAGTTTGGGCCGCATCGATTCTCGTACAAGGAATTGTTCCGCGCAACCGATGGATTTGCGGATAAGCATCTACTCGGTTCAGGAGGATTTGGAAAGGTGTACCGAGGAGTGCTTCCTAAATCTAAATTGGAGGTTGCCGTGAAGAAAGTGTCCCACGAATCGAGACAAGGGATGAAGGAGTTTGTTGCTGAGATAGTTAGTATTGGACGTATTCGGCACCGTAATCTTGTGCAGTTGCTCGGTTACTGTCGACGGAAGGGTGAGCTTCTTTTGGTGTATGCGTATATACCAAATGGTAGCCTCGATAAATATCTGTATAGCGAGGAGGATAAGCCTATACTGAGTTGGGCTCAAAGGTTCCGAATCATTAAAGGCATCGCATCTGGTTTGCTCTACTTGCACGAGAGGTGGGAAAAAGTGGTAGTGCACCGAGACATCAAGGCAGGCAACATACTCCTCGACAAGGACATGAACGGACAGCTAGGTGACTTTGGCTTGGCAAGACTATACGACCATGGCACGGACTCACAAACCACACATGTGGTTGGCACCATGGGATACCTAGCACCAGAGCTCATTCGCACGGGCAAAGCATCCCCTCTCACCGATGTGTTCGCGTTCGGCGTGTTCCTCCTCGAGGTCACCTGTGGGCAGAAACCTATCAAGGAGAAGAACCCTCAAGGTAGCCACATAGCGCTGGTCGACTGGGTGCTCGAGCATTGGCGCGACGGTTCACTCATGGACACGGTGGACGGGAGGCTCCACGGCGAGTACGACGCCGGTGAAGCGGCGCTGGTGCTGAAGCTGGGCCTCCTGTGCTCGCACCCGTTCGCCGCGGCGAGGCCCGGGATGGGGCAGGTCACCTGCTGCCTCGCCGGCGAGGCGCCGCTGCCTGAGCTGACGCCGGCGGACATGGGCTTCGACGTGCTGGCCATGATGCAGGATAAGGGATTCGACACGTCCGTCGTGTCGTATCCCGATCTTATGACGAGCTTTGGCACCATCTCCAGCCTCTCAGGAGGAAGATAA
- the LOC107277418 gene encoding F-box/FBD/LRR-repeat protein At5g56420 produces the protein MDSGDGRRRRRSQSEGATPTDRISALPDELLHGILLRVGCARDAARTAALSRRWRRVWATMPELHLRRSAWTSSPTSAVSLVDGALAGYSAPTLRLLDIDVPGARLAVATHVAPWLRFAAERVAGELSIRLRSGRYGDGAGEEEVLDLPVCGAATAIHLRLVSHLHLRPPPGGAFAALATATIQSCRVDGGELGRLVSSPQCPRLEELYLINVALVAAAASDVAISSASLRRLRFGVCDTRRLDVDAPELRFLSVSNAGEARVTAGKVEEVAHTGDMDRYEYTQLGRHLRRLEIDLTSPMAAFLGRLDTVGELSLHLAFQSELSDWSQQFEKLVEEMSKLPECEALEICPAFNHSHGFLPIAMHLLRRFAGIRKLSVNLWWVKPPCPPELVSYCPCRTLTDDLFTDNNIIMLCHLEEIEIDEFRERDEQVEFVNQLLRCNVPLLERVVFNVPSCCFPESEEIIREKIHGKLRGDKIKVRFKIRRYFSEFAHLIPQPKKRV, from the exons ATGGATTccggcgatggccgccgccgccgccgcagccaaaGCGAGGGCGCGACTCCGACCGACCGCATCAGCGCGCTCCCCGACGAACTCCTCCACGGCATCCTCCTCCGCGTCGGCTGCGCCCGTGACGCCGCGCgcaccgccgccctctcccggCGCTGGCGCCGCGTCTGGGCGACCATGCCCgagctccacctccgccgctccgCGTGGACGAGCTCCCCGACCTCGGCCGTCTCCCTCGTCGACGGCGCCCTCGCGGGCTACTCCGCCCCGACGCTCCGCCTCCTCGACATCGACGTCCCCGgcgcccgcctcgccgtcgccacccacGTCGCGCCGTGGCTGCGCTTCGCCGCGGAACGCGTCGCCGGGGAGCTCTCCATCCGTCTGCGGAGCGGGAGGTACGGTGAcggggcgggggaggaggaggtgctcgACCTGCCCGTctgcggcgcggcgacggcgatccacctccgcctcgtctctcacctccatctccggccaccTCCCGGCGGCGCGTTCGCCGCGCTCGCCACCGCGACGATACAAAGCTGCcgcgtggacggcggcgagctgggCCGCCTCGTGTCGTCGCCGCAGTGCCCTCGCCTGGAGGAGCTCTACCTCATCAACGtcgcgctcgtcgccgccgccgcctccgacgtcgccatctcctccgcctcgcTCCGGCGGCTGCGGTTTGGCGTCTGCGACACCCGCCGCCTCGACGTCGACGCGCCGGAGCTCCGGTTCCTAAGCGTGTCGAACGCCGGCGAAGCGCGCGTCACCGCCGggaaggtggaggaggtggcgcacACCGGCGACATGGACCGGTACGAGTACACCCAGCTGGGACGCCATCTCCGGCGGCTGGAGATCGACTTGACCTCTCCAATGGCGGCGTTTCTTGGGCGGCTCGACACCGTCGGCGAATTGAGCCTTCATCTTGCATTTCAATCGGAGCTAAGTGAT TGGTCGCAGCAATTCGAGAAGTTAGTCGAGGAAATGAGCAAGCTTCCTGAGTGTGAGGCATTGGAGATATGCCCAGCATTCAATCATTCTCATGGATTTCTACCAATTGCGATGCATCTTCTTAGGAGATTTGCTGGTATCAGAAAACTTTCGGTCAATTTGTGGTGGGTG AAGCCTCCATGTCCACCCGAGCTAGTATCTTATTGCCCTTGCAGAACGTTGACAGATGATCTCTTTACTGACAACAACATCATCATGCTTTGTCATCTTGAAGAGATTGAAATCGATGAgttcagagaaagagatgagcAAGTGGAATTTGTGAACCAATTGCTGAGATGCAATGTGCCGCTGCTTGAAAGGGTTGTGTTCAACGTACCAAGCTGTTGTTTCCCAGAAAGCGAGGAGATCATACGCGAGAAGATCCATGGCAAGCTTCGTGGAGACAAGATCAAGGTCAGATTCAAGATACGGAGATATTTTAGCGAATTCGCGCATTTGATCCCACAACCTAAAAAACGAGTGTAA